Proteins encoded together in one Lathyrus oleraceus cultivar Zhongwan6 chromosome 5, CAAS_Psat_ZW6_1.0, whole genome shotgun sequence window:
- the LOC127084573 gene encoding E3 ubiquitin-protein ligase APD2: MTFMWDNVCSCIVILVLFWFIESITLSFVGVCGSNLQLGSYSSHLIEINSMLVQSIEVQQNNRPKSGMMLYGFDVAPPLDGKINWTEMYDVSIPPKSQKEWIFYLNKDSQLDVFVSVNSLVAPLILVILKGRESIDEWKDDPISPDATMYWNNIYGSSKVTQKISESSTYYVAIGNINHQNVKVQLKFNVNALLYNTTNSYKRCSLDNNSCKINTALSANIALLTTPGPKEGVTNQEWFDVNVSYEPRWIMYFIGIGVMTVIILCALESYQMYQTNIEENVRFRFQRVEVNSERAPLLSRKDTDVTSWSSSYDSFSSDEENSSEGKSIIEGETSNNDLRRLCVICFDARRDCFFLPCGHFATCYTCGTRIAAETCTCPICRRKMKKLKKIYIV; this comes from the exons ATGACTTTCATGTGGGACAATGTTTGTTCTTGCATTGTTATTCTTGTGCTATTTTGGTTCATTG AATCTATTACTCTTAGTTTTGTTGGTGTTTGCGGATCTAATTTACAATTGGGTTCGTATTCGTCACATTTGATTGAAATCAACTCAATGTTAGTACAATCGATCGAG GTGCAACAAAACAATAGGCCAAAATCTGGTATGATGCTTTATGGATTTGATGTTGCTCCTCCACTAGATGGCAAAATAAATTGGACTGAGATGTATGATGTATCCATTCCACCAAAATCTCAAAAG GAATGGATATTCTACCTGAATAAAGACTCTCAGTTAGATGTTTTTGTTAGTGTTAATTCTTTAGTAGCACCTTTAATCCTTGTAATATTAAAAG GTAGAGAAAGTATAGATGAGTGGAAAGATGATCCAATATCCCCTGACGCAACAATGTATTGGAATAATATCTATG GAAGTAGTAAGGTTACACAGAAAATATCAGAATCGTCTACTTATTATGTGGCTATTGGCAATATCAACCATCAAAATGTTAAG GTACAATTGAAGTTCAATGTGAATGCACTTCTCTACAATACAACCAACTCTTATAAAAGATGTTCTCTAGATAACAATTCATGTAAAATAAACACAGCTCTTTCAGCAAACATAGCACTATTAACCACTCCAGGTCCTAAAGAG GGTGTAACTAACCAGGAATGGTTTGATGTGAATGTGTCTTATGAACCAAGATGGATCATGTATTTTATAGGAATAG GTGTGATGACTGTGATAATCCTATGTGCATTGGAATCGTACCAAATGTACCAAACAAACATTGAAGAAAATGTAAGGTTCCGATTCCAACGAGTGGAAGTGAATTCAGAAAGAGCTCCATTGTTGTCTAGAAAAGACACTGATGTTACTAGTTGGAGTTCATCTTATGATTCTTTCTCAAGTGATGAAGAAAATTCTAGTGAAGGAAAGTCAATAATAGAAGGGGAAACTAGCAATAATGATCTTAGGCGTTTGTGTGTTATTTGCTTCGATGCAAGAAGGGATTGTTTTTTTCTCCCATGTGGCCATTTTGCAACATGCTATACTTGTGGGACAAG AATTGCTGCAGAAACTTGCACTTGTCCCATTTGTAGAAGGAAAATGAAGAAATTAAAAAAGATTTATATTGTGTAA